DNA from Paraburkholderia sp. PGU19:
ATTTCCGCGTAGAAGTCACCGACAGCCTGACACGCGACGTCAACGAAGACGCCGATGTCGGCGCGTACATCGCCCTGATCGACGGCACCCGGCTCGAAGCCGCGCGCAACCTTGCGGCCTCCGTGCGCGCACTCGGCTTCCGGACACCGCTCTGGGCGCTCGCCAACTCGCACCGCCTGTCGGATCTTGCCGTGACGGGCGGACTGGGCGAAGTGGACGGCTACATCTATCTAGGGCAGCAGACACCCGCGTTTTATGCGAAGCAGGTGATAGCGAGCCTCGTCAAATATGGCCTGAGCCTGCTGCCGCCGTTCTTCGGTGGACTTGTCGCCTATGACGCGGCAGCCAACATCGCCTTCGATTGCCCCGGGCATCAGGGAGGCCAGTTCTATCGGAAGTCCCCTGCTGGACAACTGTTCTTCAAGCATTTCGGCGAAAGCATATTTCGTAACGACCTGTGCAACGCCGACGTCAATCTGGGTGACCTGCTGATTCACGAAGGGGCTGCCGCGGATGCGGAACGTCACGCGGCGGAAGTGTTCGGCGCGGACCAGACCTACTTCGTTCTGAATGGAACCAGCACATCGAACAAGATCGTGACGGGTGCTGTGCTCAAACGCGGTGACCTCGTTCTATTCGACCGGAACAACCACAAATCGCTGCATCAGGGCGCGCTGGTGCAGGCGGGTGCGATTCCCATCTTCCTGCCGACGTCGCGTAACGCTTTCGGCATGATCGGCGCAGTCGACTGGCAGGCGTGGGACGAAGACTATCTTCGCGAGCAGATCCGAAACAGCCCGCTCGTCGAAGACCGGGAGCGCAGCAATGCGGAGCGGCCATTCCGGCTTGCCTGCATCCAGCTCGCGACCTATGACGGGACGATCTATAACGTCCGCAAGGTTCTCGAAAAAATCGGCCACCTGTGCGATTACGTGCTGTGGGACGAAGCGTGGATCGGCTACAACGCGTTTCACCCGCTGTTCGACGATCACAGCCCATGCGCCTCGACGATCTGACACCACAGATGCCGGGACTGTTCTCGACGCAATCCGTTCACAAGCAGGGTGCCGGCTTTTCCCAGGCGTCCCAGATTCACAAGCGGGATGATCATATTCGCGACCAGAAACGCTATATCGAGCACAAGCGCTTCAACGAATCCTTTCTGATCAATGCGAGCACGTCGCCCTTCTATCCGCTTTTCGCGTCGCTCGACGTCAATGCAAAAGTACACGAGGGGAAAGCGGGCGAGATGCTGTGGGATAGCTGCATCGAGCTCGGTATCGAGGCGCGCAAGAAATTCCGCCAGTTCGCGCGCCACTACGAGACAACGGGCAAGAGCGCGCAGGAGCAATGGTTCTTCGATCCTTTCGTTCCCGACGTCGTGGATATCCGCAATTCGAGGTTCATGGCTGACGCGTCGGGCGTCGCGTGGGAGGACATTCCCACTGACGTCATCAAACGCGAGCAGCAGTGCTGGGAGTTTCGTCCTGAAGCGTCCTGGCACGGCTATACGGGGTATGCCGACGGCTACGTAATGGTTGATCCGAACAAGCTCAATCTGCTGACACCGGGTATCGACCGGAAGACAGGCGACTACCTGGAGTTCGGCGTGCCGGCGACAGTTGTGGCGAACTACCTGCGCGAAGAAGGCATCGTCCCCGAGAAATGCGATCTGAACAGCATCCTCTTCCTGATGACGCCGGCCGAAGACGAAAGCAAGCTGAACACCCTGATCGCGCGCTTCGTCAAGTTCAAGAACCTGTGGGATCGCGACGCTTCGCTGGCGGAAGTATTGCCGACGCTGTGCGCCGCGCACAGTGAACGCTACGAAGGCTACACGCTGCGCCGCGTGTGCAGCGAGATGCATGGCTTCTATCGCGAAGCGAATGTCAAGGGACTGCAGCGGCTGTGCTTCCGCGCGTCGAGCTTCCCCGAACTCGCCATGTCGCCCAAAGAAGCGTACGAGGCTCTCGTCGCTAACAGGGTCGACTATGTGCCGCTCGATCAGGTCAGAAACCGCGTGTCCGCAACCCTGGCATTGATCTACCCGCCGGGAATCGGCGTCGTGCTGCCGGGCGAACGTTGGGATGACCGTGCCCAACCGATGCTGGACTACTTCATGGCGTTCCAGGAATCGTTCAATCGATTCCCTGGCTTCAACTACGAAGTCCAGGGCGTATTCCAGGAACGTGAGGACGGTCGTATCCGCTTTTATACCTACGTGGTCAGTGAATAAGCGACAAGGAAAGCCACCAAGGAGTGTGCGCCATGGCTGATCAACCCAAAAAGATGAACGTCGTGCAACTGACGTTCATCGTCACCGTCAACATGATGGGATCGGGCATTATCATGCTCCCCACCAATATGGCGAAAGTTGGTGCAATCTCGTTGCTGTCGTGGGTCGTGACAGCGCTCGGGTCGATGGCCATTGCCTATGGCTTTGCACAGGCAGGCATTCTGAACCAGCGGGCGGGCGGGATGGCTGCCTATGCCGAAGACGCCTACGGAAAGCCTGGCTACTTTCAGGTTTTCTTTTTGTACTTCCTCTCTCTCGCGATTGCGAACGTTGCAGTCGCAAGCTCCGCGCTCGGTTATCTCGCAGCTTTCTTCCCGCCGCTGACATCGTCGCCCGTTGCGACCTGCATCGGTGTGATCGCGCTGTTGTGGATCACCACGGTCGCCAACTTCGGCGGTCCGAAGCTGACGGGGCGCATCGGCTCCGTCACGGTCTGGGGCGTGATTCTGCCCGTCGGATTCATGTCCATCGCCGGCTGGTTCTGGTTTCGCCCCAGCTATTTCGCGGCAGCATGGAATCCCCAGGGGATGAGCCTGCTCGAAGGCATGGGTTCAAGTATTTCCCTGACCCTGTGGGCGTTCCTCGGCATGGAATCGGCCGTGCAAAATTCGTCGGCCGTCGAGAATCCGAAACGCGACGTGCCGCTTGCATGCCTGTTCGGCACCCTCGGCGCGGCTGTCGTCTATATTCTCTCGACAACGGCGATCCAGGGCGTCGTGCCCAATGCGGATCTTGCGAAGTCGACTGGGCCGTTCGGCCTCGCGTTCGCCCATATGTTCAGCCCGGTGGTCGGCTCCATCGTGATGGCGCTCGCAGCGATGGCGTGCGTCGGATCGCTGCTCGGCTGGCAGTTCACGCTGGCCCAAACAGCGAAAGATGCCGCCGACAGCGACATGTTCCCCTCGGTCTTCAGCAAGGCCAGTCATAACGGCGCGCCGATTGTGGGCATGATCATCATGGGTATCGTGCAATCGCTGATGGCACTTTCGACGATATCGCCAAACCTCTCCGAGCAGTTCGCGGCGCTCGTCAATCTCGCCGTGGTCACGAACGTGGTGCCGTATATCGTGTCGCTGTCCGCGCTGTTTGTGATGATGCGCGACGCGGGTACGGAGCCCGCCGTCTACCGGCGCAACGCCGTCGTCGCGCTCATCGCGATGGCGTACTCGATCTACGCCCTCTACGCGTCAGGCAAGGACGCCGTGCTCGGCGGCATGCTGGTGATGGCGATCGGCTACGTCATCTACGGATTCATCGCCGCTCGCCGGGCAGCGAGCGCAGCAAAAGCGGGTAAGCCCGCGATCGCGGCCGCCAGCATCATCGCCTTCATTATTCTGTGCGCGCCGTGGCCACGTCACTCGCACGCGGCCACGCCCACGGCCGCCGTGCAGGCCACCACCGGGGCGCTTGCCCGGATCAAACAGACGCACAAGATCAACGTCGGCTATCTCGATGCATCGAGCCCATTTGTCTATCGCGACAACGCTGGCCGCGCTGTAGGTTTTCTCGCAGGGATGTGCCAGGGCGTCGCGGATCAGGTCAAAAGCGGACTGGGCATTCCAGAGTTGACAGTGAACTGGACACAGGTCTCGTTCGATGACCGCTACCGTGCGCTGCAGGATCACAAGATCGACCTGCTGTGCGGCGATCCAGAAACGCTAACGGGACGCCAGTTCATCAGCTATTCGGTGCCCGTCTATCCAGGTGGTGTCGGCGCGCTGATGCGCACCGACGCATCGCGAGGGCTCAAGGAATTGCTGAGCGGCGATATCCAGCCTCACGGCCCGATATGGCGTGCGTCGCCTGCGCAACTTCTGAATTCGCAGACGTTCTCCGCCGTCAAAGGTTCGCCAACAGAGCGCTGGCTCAACGACCGCGTCAACGAATTCAAGCTGACCGCGCACGTCGTCTACGTGTCGAGTTATGACGAAGGCGTGCGGCAGGTGCTCGACCGGAAAATCAATGTGTTTTTCGCCGAACGCCAGGTCCTGCAGGATGCCGTCAAGCGGAGCACGGCGGCGGACGACCTGCAGGTTCTGCAACGCCGCTTCACCATCGTTCCCGTTTCGCTTGGCGTCGCGCGTGACGATGAAGATATGCGCCTTTTCGTCGATCAGGCGCTGAGCAAGATGTATCTGTCAGGGGACTATCGCGGACTTTTCGTGAAGTGGTTCGGCGAACCGGACGAGGCCACGAAGACCTTCTACCGGATGGCCGTCGTTCCCGAGTGAGCAACGAGGAGAGATCCACATGTCTTCCGCGACCGAATCCGTCTATCGCCGACTCGGCATGAAGGCGCTGCTGGTGCATCACGAATTCGACGCCCGCACGGCGAGCGGGCGCGCCGCGCAGTCGCTCGCCGCCGAACTGGAAGAGCGACACGTGCGTGTCGTGACAGCCACGTCGGCCGACGACGCCATATCGGTCATCCGCTCTGATCCCTTGATCCAGTGCCTGCTGTTGAGCTGGGAACTCGGTGACGACGAGACTCGTCTGCAGGCGAAAAGTGTGCTCGACGCACAGCGGGTGCGCAGCGCGACCGTGCCCATCTTTCTGCTCGCGAGCCGTACGAGCGTCTCGACAGTGCCCGTCGACGCCATGCAAAAGGCCGACGACTTCATCTGGATGCTGGAAGACACCACGGCGTTTATCGCGGGGAGAATCATTGCGTCGATCGAGCGCTATCGCGAGACCGTGCTGCCGCCGATGTTCGCCGCGCTGGCACGTTTTTCAAAAGTATTCGAGTACTCATGGCACACGCCGGGACATACGGGTGGCACGGCGTTCATGAAGTCGACGGTTGGACAGGCGTTCTTCGAGTTCTTCGGCGAACAGCTGTTTCGCTCGGACCTGTCCATCTCCGTCGGCGAACTCGGCTCGCTGCTGGACCACAGCGGTTCGATCGGCGAAAGCGAGCGTTACGCAGCCAGAGTGTTCGGCTCGCATCGCACCTATCACGTGACGAACGGCTCGTCGATGTCGAACCGCGTCATTCTGATGGCGAGTGTCACGCGCAACCAGATCGCGCTGTGCGACCGCAATTGCCACAAATCCGCCGAGCACGCGATGACGATGTCGGGTGCGATACCGACGTATCTCGTGCCGTCGCGCAACCATTACGGGATCATTGGCCCGATCATGCCGGAGCGGCTCACGGCGGCAGCCATCCGTCTTCTGATCGAACAGAACCCGCTTGTCAGGAATCGCGAGGGCGTGGTGCCTACGCCCGTTCACGCGCTCGTGACGAATTCAACGTATGACGGCCTCTGCTATAACGTCACGCGGCTGGAGGAATTGCTCGGTCAGAGCGTCGATCGGCTGCACTTCGACGAAGCCTGGTATGGCTATGCGCGTTTTAATCCGCTCTACAAGGACCGCTTCGCCATGCACGGCGATCCCGCCGACCACGACGCCTCGAAGCCGACGGTATTTGCCACGCACTCCACGCACAAGCTGCTCGCGGCGTTGTCGCAGGCGTCGTTCATTCACATCCGCGATGGGCGGAATCCGATCGAACATGCGCGCTTCAACGAAGCGTACATGATGCACGCGTCGACCTCGCCGCAGTACGCGATCATCGCGTCCAACGATGTCAGTGCCGCGATGATGGACGGCCCCGGCGGCGAGGCGCTCACGGGCGACGCCATCCGCGAGGCAATTTCGTTCCGGCAGAT
Protein-coding regions in this window:
- the potE gene encoding putrescine-ornithine antiporter translates to MADQPKKMNVVQLTFIVTVNMMGSGIIMLPTNMAKVGAISLLSWVVTALGSMAIAYGFAQAGILNQRAGGMAAYAEDAYGKPGYFQVFFLYFLSLAIANVAVASSALGYLAAFFPPLTSSPVATCIGVIALLWITTVANFGGPKLTGRIGSVTVWGVILPVGFMSIAGWFWFRPSYFAAAWNPQGMSLLEGMGSSISLTLWAFLGMESAVQNSSAVENPKRDVPLACLFGTLGAAVVYILSTTAIQGVVPNADLAKSTGPFGLAFAHMFSPVVGSIVMALAAMACVGSLLGWQFTLAQTAKDAADSDMFPSVFSKASHNGAPIVGMIIMGIVQSLMALSTISPNLSEQFAALVNLAVVTNVVPYIVSLSALFVMMRDAGTEPAVYRRNAVVALIAMAYSIYALYASGKDAVLGGMLVMAIGYVIYGFIAARRAASAAKAGKPAIAAASIIAFIILCAPWPRHSHAATPTAAVQATTGALARIKQTHKINVGYLDASSPFVYRDNAGRAVGFLAGMCQGVADQVKSGLGIPELTVNWTQVSFDDRYRALQDHKIDLLCGDPETLTGRQFISYSVPVYPGGVGALMRTDASRGLKELLSGDIQPHGPIWRASPAQLLNSQTFSAVKGSPTERWLNDRVNEFKLTAHVVYVSSYDEGVRQVLDRKINVFFAERQVLQDAVKRSTAADDLQVLQRRFTIVPVSLGVARDDEDMRLFVDQALSKMYLSGDYRGLFVKWFGEPDEATKTFYRMAVVPE
- a CDS encoding Orn/Lys/Arg decarboxylase N-terminal domain-containing protein yields the protein MSSATESVYRRLGMKALLVHHEFDARTASGRAAQSLAAELEERHVRVVTATSADDAISVIRSDPLIQCLLLSWELGDDETRLQAKSVLDAQRVRSATVPIFLLASRTSVSTVPVDAMQKADDFIWMLEDTTAFIAGRIIASIERYRETVLPPMFAALARFSKVFEYSWHTPGHTGGTAFMKSTVGQAFFEFFGEQLFRSDLSISVGELGSLLDHSGSIGESERYAARVFGSHRTYHVTNGSSMSNRVILMASVTRNQIALCDRNCHKSAEHAMTMSGAIPTYLVPSRNHYGIIGPIMPERLTAAAIRLLIEQNPLVRNREGVVPTPVHALVTNSTYDGLCYNVTRLEELLGQSVDRLHFDEAWYGYARFNPLYKDRFAMHGDPADHDASKPTVFATHSTHKLLAALSQASFIHIRDGRNPIEHARFNEAYMMHASTSPQYAIIASNDVSAAMMDGPGGEALTGDAIREAISFRQMLGRLHAQFDEQSDWFFNGWQPDVVLNRNTGRRVPFHEADEELLATDPSCWVLHSNDIWHGFGAIEDGYCMLDPIKVSILTPGVAPQGGLTSVGIPACVVTAYLARHGIVVEKTTDFTILLLFSIGITKGKWGTLVNTLLDFKKDYDANLPLDQALPNLTARYPERYGGLGLRNLCDLMFRAMGDLKTTEMMSRGFSTLPDPEYSPQEAFELLVHNEVETLDLSEMEGRTVANAVVPYPPGIPLLMPGENAGPADGPLLGYLKALEQYDLRFPGFTHDTHGVEVEDGVYRIACIRKR